The Pseudomonas alkylphenolica genomic sequence CAGCGATCCTCAATGCCAGCCTGTCCAGTGTCCTCGGGATCTTCATCACGCCCTGGCTGGTCAGCCTGGTGGTCGGCACCGGCAGCAACGGCATCGACCTCGGCGCCACCCTGCTCGACCTCTGCGCCCTGTTGTTGCTGCCGCTGGTGCTCGGCCAGTTGCTGCGTCCCTGGCTGGGGCGTTTCTTCGCCAAGCACAAGCGTTACACCAACATCCTCGACAAGCTGGTGATCCTGCTGCTGGTCTATGCGGCCTTCTGTAACTCGATGGTCTCGGGCATGTGGCAGCAGCAAGGCAGTGCAGTATTGCTTACCGCGTTTCTGGGCAGTGCTCTGTTGCTGGCGCTGATTCTCTGGTTGACCACCCGCACCGCCCGGACCCTGCGTTTGAGCCCGGCCGATGAAGTGGCAGCGGTGTTCTGTGCCAGCAAGAAATCCCTGGCCGCCGGTGCACCGATGGCCGCACTGATCTTCGGTGCGCATCCGGGCCTGGGCCTGATCCTGCTGCCGATCATGATCTACCATCCGCTGCAACTGATCGTCTGCTCGATCATGGCCGAACACTATGCCAATCGTCCGGCCCCCATCACTGCGGGCACATTGCTCAGCGCTCGATGATCGCCGTCACGCCCTGACCACCGGCGGCGCAGATCGAAATCAGGCCACGGCCCTTGCCGGCGGTGGCCAGCAGTTTGGCCATGTTGGCCAGGATGCGCCCACCGGTAGCGGCAAACGGGTGCCCGGCCGCCAATGAGCTGCCCTTGACGTTGAGCTTGCTGCGATCGATCGCCCCCAGCGCTTCGCTCAGCCCCAGGCGGCGCTGACAGTAATCGGGATCTTCCCAGGCCTTGAGGGTGCACAGCACCTGGGCGGCGAAGGCTTCATGAATCTCGTAGTAATCGAAATCCTGCAGACTCAGACCATTGCGCGCCAGCAAACGTGGCACCGCGTAGACCGGTGCCATCAGCAGCCCTTCCTGGCCTTTGACGAAGTCCACCGCAGCGGTTTCGCCGTCGACCAGATAGGCAAGCACCTCAAGCTGGTGTTCATGGGCCCACTCTTCACTGCCCAGCAACACCACAGACGCGCCATCGGTGAGCGGCGTGGAGTTGCCGGCGGTGAGGGTGCCCTTGTCGCTACGCTCGAACACCGACTTGAGACTGGCGAGCTTCTCCAGGGTCAGGTCGGCGCGCAGGTTGTTGTCGCGGGTCAGGCCGAGGAAAGGCGTGAGCAGATCGTCATGCCAGCCCTCGGCATAGGCCGCTGCCATGTGTTGGTGACTGAGTAGTGCCAGCTGGTCCTGATCCGCTCGGGGAATTTGCCAGCTCTGCGCCATCAGCTCGCAATGCTGCCCCATGGACAGCCCCGTGCGCGGCTCGCCATTGCGTGGCAGTTCCGGCTTCAGGTGCCCTGGACGCAACTGCAGAAACGCCTTGAGTTTATCTGCCAGGGTCTTGCCGCGATTGGCCTGAAGCAGAATCCGGCGCAAACCTTCATTGACCGCGATGGGCGCATCGGAAGTGGTGTCGACGCCACCAGCAATTCCGCTGTCGATCTGCCCTAGGGCGATCTTGTTGGCCACCAGCAAGGCGGTTTCCAGCCCGGTACCACAGGCCTGCTGCAGATCGTAAGCCGGGGTTTGCGCCGACAGCCGCGAACCAAGCACGCACTCGCGGGTCAGGTTCATGTCCCGTGAATGTTTGAGCACCGCCCCGGCGGCGACCTCGCCCAGTTGCAGGCCATGCAGCCCGAAGCGCTCGATCAGCCCTTCGAGGGCTGCCGTGAGCATCGCCTGGTTGCTGGCTGTGGCGTAGGCACCGTTGGAACGGGCGAAGGGAATCCGGTTGCCGCCAATGATTGCGACCCGGCGCAATGAGCGCATGCGAAACGTCCTCTTCATAACGGTGGGAGCGGGCTTGCCCCGCGATGCGATGTGACTGGCGGCTTGCAATCGCGGGGCAAGCCCGCTCCCACAGGGTTAAGACTGTTTGCTCCCCAACAGCGTAGGTGTTTTTTCAGCGTTCGAACGACCAACGGCCAAAGATGGTCCACACTTTGAAGCTTATTTCAGGGAGAGCCGCACATGAGCGACCGCTATATCGACTTCGCCAACTCCGATCTCGGCCGCCGCCTGGTCGGTGCCGTCGGTTTGCCCAGCCCTGCTCGCCTGGAACGCTGGCAGGCCGGTCGTCTGCGCCCGGTCGAAGGCGCGTTGCTGCTCGGCGGCGGCCCCCTGGCAAACAAAGTCGAGGCGTTTGCCCAACGCCTGACCGATGAGATCTACAGCTTCGCCAGCCCCGACCTGAACGCCAGCGAATGGGTCGCGGGCCTTGGCCCCAAGCTCAAGGCCGTGGTGTTCGACGCCAGCGAGCTGGACGACATTGACCAGCTCAAGCAGCTGCGCGAGTTCTTCCAGCCGCTGCTGCGCAGCCTGGCGCCCTGCGCCCATGTGGTGATTCTCGGGCGGGCCCCGGAGCAGCTTGATGACCCGCTGGCGCAAGTCGCCCAACGCGCCGTGGAAGGCTTCAGTCGTTCACTGGCCAAGGAGCTGCGCGCCGGGGGCACCCTGCAGTTGCTGTACGTCAGTGACGATGCTGAAGACCAGCTCGAAGGCGCCTTGCGCTTTTTCCTCTCGCCCAAGAGCGCCTTCGTTTCCGGCCAGGTCCTGCGCCTGCAGGCCTGCGCCACGCAGGTGCAGGACTGGACCCGGCCGTTGGCCGGACGCAAGGCGCTGGTCACCGGGGCGGCGCGCGGCATCGGCGCGGCCATTGCCGAAACCCTGGCCCGCGACGGCGCCGAGGTCGTGCTGCTCGATGTACCCCAGGCCAGAACAGACCTTGAGGCCCTGGCCGCACGCCTCGGCGGGCGCAGCCTGGCGCTGGACATCTGCGCCGCCGACGCCGCCGCGCAACTGCTCGAAGGGCTTCCGGACGGCATCGACATCGTCGTGCACAACGCCGGCATCACCCGCGACAAGACCCTCGCCAACATGACCCCCGAATACTGGGACTCAGTGCTGGCAGTCAATCTCAAGGCGCCGCAGTTGCTGACCCAGGCACTGTTCGACAGCGGCGCCCTGCATGACCACGCGCGCATCGTGTTGCTGGCCTCGATCAGCGGTATCGCCGGCAACCGCGGCCAATCCAACTACGCCGCCAGCAAGGCCGGGCTGATCGGCCTGGCCCAGGCCTGGGCGCCGAAACTGGCTGCGCGCGGTAGCAGCATCAACGCCGTGGCCCCAGGTTTTATCGAAACCCGCATGACCGCCGCCATTCCCTTCGCCCTGCGCGAAGCCGGACGGCGCATGAGTTCCCTGGGTCAGGGCGGCCTGCCCCAGGACGTCGCCGAAGCTATCGCCTGGCTGGTGCAACCTGGCTCCGGCGCGGTCAATGGCCAGGTGCTGCGCGTCTGCGGCCAGGCCGTGATGGGGGCCTGAACATGACTCGACACTGGCAGGACCTGAGCAGCACAGCGGCACTTTCCAGCCTTTACCTGCGCGCCGCGCGCAAGCGCAAGATCACTGGCGACACCTTGCCCGACAGCGGATTGCGCTGTTACCTGGAGGTTCGGCCGCAGCAGCTCGAGGCCTATCGCAAGCTCTGCCATTTCAGCGACGATGGACGCTTGCCGCCGACCTTCCCGCACGTAATGGCCTTCGCCTTGCAGTTGCAGGTGCTGACGGCCAAGGCGTTCCCCTTCCCCTTGCTGGGCATGGTCCATCTGCACAACAGCATCCGCGTGATACGTCCGCTGGGTGGTATCAGCCGCCTGCTCTTCTCTGTGCATGTGGAGAACCTGCAGCCACACGAGAAGGGTGCCACCT encodes the following:
- a CDS encoding 3-oxoacyl-ACP reductase — its product is MSDRYIDFANSDLGRRLVGAVGLPSPARLERWQAGRLRPVEGALLLGGGPLANKVEAFAQRLTDEIYSFASPDLNASEWVAGLGPKLKAVVFDASELDDIDQLKQLREFFQPLLRSLAPCAHVVILGRAPEQLDDPLAQVAQRAVEGFSRSLAKELRAGGTLQLLYVSDDAEDQLEGALRFFLSPKSAFVSGQVLRLQACATQVQDWTRPLAGRKALVTGAARGIGAAIAETLARDGAEVVLLDVPQARTDLEALAARLGGRSLALDICAADAAAQLLEGLPDGIDIVVHNAGITRDKTLANMTPEYWDSVLAVNLKAPQLLTQALFDSGALHDHARIVLLASISGIAGNRGQSNYAASKAGLIGLAQAWAPKLAARGSSINAVAPGFIETRMTAAIPFALREAGRRMSSLGQGGLPQDVAEAIAWLVQPGSGAVNGQVLRVCGQAVMGA
- a CDS encoding bile acid:sodium symporter family protein; the encoded protein is MQALKHLKRVLTDWFLCGMFLATFLAWRFPDVGRSGGAMHAEYLINGGVFLVFFLHGINLSSEQIGRGLKNGRLHLMVQGFTFVVFPLLWWLADKLLGSHVPALLMLGFFYLCALPSTISSSVALTGSAGGNVPAAILNASLSSVLGIFITPWLVSLVVGTGSNGIDLGATLLDLCALLLLPLVLGQLLRPWLGRFFAKHKRYTNILDKLVILLLVYAAFCNSMVSGMWQQQGSAVLLTAFLGSALLLALILWLTTRTARTLRLSPADEVAAVFCASKKSLAAGAPMAALIFGAHPGLGLILLPIMIYHPLQLIVCSIMAEHYANRPAPITAGTLLSAR
- a CDS encoding acetyl-CoA C-acetyltransferase — translated: MRSLRRVAIIGGNRIPFARSNGAYATASNQAMLTAALEGLIERFGLHGLQLGEVAAGAVLKHSRDMNLTRECVLGSRLSAQTPAYDLQQACGTGLETALLVANKIALGQIDSGIAGGVDTTSDAPIAVNEGLRRILLQANRGKTLADKLKAFLQLRPGHLKPELPRNGEPRTGLSMGQHCELMAQSWQIPRADQDQLALLSHQHMAAAYAEGWHDDLLTPFLGLTRDNNLRADLTLEKLASLKSVFERSDKGTLTAGNSTPLTDGASVVLLGSEEWAHEHQLEVLAYLVDGETAAVDFVKGQEGLLMAPVYAVPRLLARNGLSLQDFDYYEIHEAFAAQVLCTLKAWEDPDYCQRRLGLSEALGAIDRSKLNVKGSSLAAGHPFAATGGRILANMAKLLATAGKGRGLISICAAGGQGVTAIIER